The Sulfurihydrogenibium sp. YO3AOP1 genome has a window encoding:
- a CDS encoding c-type cytochrome, which yields MKKSKLLMAALLSSAIVLTSCQKKEEAPATGEAQPAPQQQAQQPQQPAQQEQQSQQATETKQEVKEEAKSQEQKPEEKKVEKKQESAKPKEEAKQQTAKVDGEAIFKSKGCTACHQPNADTVGPGLNKIASAYKGNKDGLVKFLNGEGKAIVDPAKEAVMKPNLEITKKLSKEEKGALAEFILKH from the coding sequence ATGAAAAAATCAAAGTTATTAATGGCAGCTTTATTATCCTCGGCAATAGTATTAACATCTTGCCAAAAGAAAGAAGAGGCTCCAGCAACTGGAGAAGCACAACCTGCTCCTCAACAACAAGCACAGCAACCACAACAACCTGCACAACAAGAACAGCAATCACAACAAGCTACAGAAACTAAGCAAGAAGTAAAAGAAGAAGCTAAGTCACAAGAACAAAAACCAGAGGAGAAAAAAGTAGAGAAAAAGCAAGAGTCAGCTAAACCTAAGGAAGAAGCTAAACAACAAACAGCTAAAGTAGACGGTGAAGCAATATTTAAATCTAAAGGCTGTACTGCATGCCATCAACCAAACGCAGATACTGTTGGACCAGGATTAAACAAAATTGCATCTGCATATAAAGGAAATAAAGATGGGTTAGTTAAATTCTTAAACGGTGAAGGAAAAGCAATTGTAGACCCTGCAAAAGAAGCTGTAATGAAACCAAATTTAGAAATTACAAAGAAATTATCTAAGGAAGAAAAAGGAGCATTAGCCGAATTTATTTTAAAACACTAA
- a CDS encoding class I SAM-dependent methyltransferase: protein MEKSVVEKIFDSAHKSYDSFLNFATFGLINKWQNQLISATDLKGRILDIGTGTGEIVRKLREKDKECFIYAVDLSFNMLKTAKNKVFDEKILYIRTNALKLPFKNSSLDNIFFSLVFRHLPREEITKELRRVLKQYGTVSILEIGKPESNIFYKFIHFFADRLFRPIGRLIFSKEEWDYFVESIENAMKISEIKPFFNKHGFNVKFLEKRFFGLIHLIVLEKIE from the coding sequence ATGGAAAAAAGCGTAGTAGAGAAGATATTTGATAGTGCTCATAAGTCTTACGACAGTTTTTTAAATTTTGCTACATTTGGACTGATTAATAAATGGCAAAACCAATTAATTTCAGCTACAGACTTAAAAGGGCGTATTTTGGATATTGGAACAGGAACGGGAGAAATAGTTAGAAAGCTTAGAGAAAAAGACAAGGAATGTTTTATCTATGCAGTTGATTTGTCTTTTAATATGCTAAAAACTGCTAAAAATAAAGTCTTTGACGAAAAAATACTTTACATTAGGACTAACGCGTTAAAGCTTCCTTTTAAAAACTCGTCTTTAGACAACATCTTCTTTTCTCTTGTATTTAGACATTTGCCAAGAGAAGAGATAACCAAAGAACTTAGAAGAGTTTTAAAACAATACGGTACAGTCTCTATTCTTGAAATCGGAAAACCAGAAAGTAATATTTTTTATAAATTTATCCATTTTTTTGCAGATAGATTGTTTAGACCAATAGGAAGGCTTATCTTTTCAAAAGAAGAGTGGGATTATTTTGTAGAATCCATAGAAAATGCTATGAAAATATCCGAAATAAAACCTTTTTTTAATAAACATGGATTTAATGTTAAGTTTTTAGAAAAGAGATTTTTTGGATTAATTCATCTGATAGTTTTGGAAAAAATAGAATGA
- a CDS encoding IS200/IS605 family accessory protein TnpB-related protein, translating into MITLQCLLEFQNTQDKKAVLDLMRRFSSAMRYAYQRLLEGKKRKDLKKYLSKLFNINTRYSDDAIFLAQSTITSCKERHQNPKKLIFGSRKLFEQLKRNHLTGKRRKKLKARWKESRQGNLYSRGDKSKQGNLNLRFQRINNELYLRINTGDRQYIYARVIRSVKREKDKWIDFVFMLENAYQTDEWFAYSVRLKTKNSKIYAFISIEEKIPPITIKRDNGIIGIDVNAYPFHLALSFTSKDGNLEKYQSISLNELLDVSSEKRQYLEWQIAHKIIKIAKKENKAIAIENLNKLPKGKRGDGFAKLRIRLQKWSYKRLLDKIEILAKRNGIEIRKVNPAYTSAIGKLKYSPQYNIDKDIAGAYVIARRGLGFKEKLPKNYKELLNDTDFLSYTIAKIEDNIKKLKQKLKEEKNEYKRNKLKSTLAKLRKNLKILQQHVSLLTSHVSRLESGKSESSSQQPVNQWKEQVRGLLTGRHKSWQVLSIALAFCCFERSYRDLSPLKRVIVSKDWTVVANRLAPVLGTGTMTLPKYRLLGSEVSEMAEYKYPNPSCSFIQFG; encoded by the coding sequence ATGATAACACTTCAATGTCTGCTTGAATTTCAAAATACGCAAGATAAAAAAGCTGTATTAGATTTAATGCGTAGATTTTCATCTGCTATGAGATATGCATATCAAAGATTGTTAGAAGGCAAGAAAAGAAAAGATTTGAAAAAATATTTATCAAAACTATTTAACATAAACACAAGATATTCAGATGATGCTATATTTTTAGCACAGTCAACAATCACGTCATGTAAAGAAAGACATCAAAATCCAAAGAAACTTATATTTGGTTCAAGAAAATTATTTGAGCAATTAAAGAGAAATCATTTAACAGGAAAAAGAAGAAAAAAGTTAAAAGCAAGATGGAAAGAAAGCAGGCAGGGAAATTTATATTCAAGAGGAGATAAATCAAAGCAAGGAAATCTAAATTTAAGATTTCAGCGGATTAATAATGAGCTTTACTTGAGAATAAACACAGGAGATAGACAATATATCTACGCAAGAGTAATTAGAAGCGTTAAAAGGGAAAAAGATAAATGGATAGATTTTGTGTTTATGTTAGAAAATGCATATCAGACAGATGAATGGTTTGCGTATAGTGTTAGATTAAAAACAAAAAACAGCAAAATATACGCTTTTATATCCATAGAAGAGAAAATACCACCTATTACAATCAAAAGAGACAATGGTATTATAGGCATAGATGTAAACGCATATCCATTTCATCTTGCACTATCTTTTACAAGTAAAGATGGCAATTTAGAGAAATATCAAAGCATTAGTTTAAATGAATTATTAGATGTTAGCTCAGAAAAAAGACAATACTTAGAATGGCAGATAGCACACAAGATAATAAAGATAGCAAAAAAAGAGAATAAAGCTATCGCTATCGAAAATTTAAATAAACTACCAAAAGGTAAAAGAGGAGATGGATTTGCAAAGTTAAGAATTAGATTACAGAAATGGAGCTATAAAAGATTATTAGACAAAATAGAAATATTAGCAAAAAGAAACGGGATAGAAATAAGAAAAGTCAATCCTGCATATACATCAGCAATAGGAAAACTAAAATACTCGCCACAATACAACATAGATAAAGATATAGCAGGAGCTTACGTAATAGCAAGGAGAGGGTTGGGATTTAAAGAGAAATTACCAAAGAATTACAAAGAACTTTTAAATGATACTGATTTTCTATCATACACTATAGCAAAAATTGAAGATAACATTAAAAAACTAAAACAAAAACTAAAAGAAGAGAAAAACGAATACAAGAGAAATAAACTAAAAAGCACATTAGCAAAATTAAGAAAAAACCTAAAAATACTACAACAACACGTCTCACTTCTCACATCTCACGTCTCACGTTTAGAAAGTGGAAAGAGCGAGTCATCTTCCCAACAACCTGTCAACCAATGGAAGGAACAGGTGAGGGGCTTACTTACAGGTAGACATAAAAGCTGGCAAGTTCTTTCCATAGCCTTAGCCTTCTGCTGTTTTGAAAGATCGTATAGAGATCTTTCTCCTTTGAAGCGTGTAATCGTTTCAAAGGATTGGACAGTAGTGGCTAATAGGTTAGCTCCTGTACTTGGTACAGGGACTATGACACTTCCAAAATACCGCCTGTTGGGGTCGGAAGTGTCTGAAATGGCGGAATACAAATACCCCAACCCAAGCTGTAGTTTTATACAGTTTGGTTGA
- a CDS encoding AtpZ/AtpI family protein: MSKNLSFLTIGLHLVSGVIVGVAIGYFLDKYFGTSPYLTIIFFFLGLMAGFKNMYTDAKKYIESEEKENRE, translated from the coding sequence ATGAGTAAAAATTTATCTTTTTTAACAATAGGTTTACATTTAGTTTCTGGTGTAATAGTAGGGGTTGCCATAGGTTATTTTTTAGATAAATATTTTGGTACATCACCTTACCTAACTATAATTTTCTTTTTTCTTGGTCTTATGGCTGGATTTAAAAATATGTACACTGATGCAAAAAAGTATATTGAAAGTGAAGAGAAAGAAAACAGAGAATAA
- the hslU gene encoding ATP-dependent protease ATPase subunit HslU produces MEIDKELTPKQIVEELNKYIVGQYEAKKAVAVALRNRWRRQKLPEDLRDEVIPKNILMIGPTGVGKTEIARRLANLVKAPFIKVEATKFTEVGYVGRDVESIIRELVDVSFKMVKAEKMEEVREKAKAIAEEKILDYLVPKKPKRYGTLIEEEEESPAREKFREMLKNGQLDDKVVEIDVEEKVSAVVGGVVVPGLEDIESQLKELFSNLGPSKRKKRRLTVKEALKIIENEEAEKLIDMDEVQTLAVKRAENLGIVFIDEIDKVAARGSSKSGPDVSREGVQRDLLPIVEGTVVSTKYGPVKTDHILFIAAGAFHLAKPSDLIPELQGRFPIRVELKALTKDDFVKILTEPKNALIKQYIALMSTEGVELEFTEDAIQEIAQIAEEVNERTENIGARRLHTILERIMEDYSFNAPDLKGQKIVIDSKLVREKLGNVITNEDLTRYIL; encoded by the coding sequence TTGGAAATAGACAAAGAGCTTACACCTAAACAGATAGTTGAGGAGCTAAATAAATACATAGTTGGTCAGTATGAAGCCAAAAAGGCAGTTGCAGTAGCGCTTAGAAATAGATGGAGAAGGCAAAAATTACCAGAAGATCTAAGAGATGAAGTAATTCCAAAAAATATACTTATGATAGGACCTACAGGAGTAGGTAAAACTGAAATTGCAAGGAGACTGGCAAATTTAGTAAAAGCACCATTTATAAAAGTAGAAGCAACAAAATTTACAGAAGTTGGATACGTTGGAAGAGATGTTGAATCTATCATAAGAGAGCTTGTTGACGTATCTTTCAAGATGGTAAAAGCTGAAAAGATGGAAGAAGTAAGAGAAAAGGCAAAAGCTATAGCAGAAGAAAAGATATTAGACTATTTAGTGCCTAAAAAACCAAAAAGGTATGGAACACTTATTGAGGAAGAGGAAGAATCGCCGGCAAGAGAAAAATTTAGAGAAATGCTAAAAAACGGTCAATTGGATGATAAAGTTGTAGAAATAGATGTAGAAGAAAAAGTCTCAGCGGTTGTTGGAGGTGTAGTTGTTCCGGGTCTTGAAGATATTGAAAGCCAGCTAAAAGAATTATTTTCAAATTTAGGACCATCAAAAAGAAAAAAAAGAAGATTGACGGTCAAGGAAGCGTTGAAAATTATAGAAAACGAAGAAGCAGAAAAACTTATAGATATGGATGAAGTCCAAACCTTAGCAGTAAAAAGAGCAGAAAACTTAGGAATAGTATTTATTGATGAAATTGATAAAGTGGCAGCAAGAGGATCATCAAAAAGCGGTCCTGATGTATCAAGAGAAGGAGTGCAAAGAGATTTACTTCCAATAGTAGAAGGAACTGTTGTTTCAACAAAATACGGACCAGTCAAAACAGACCATATTTTATTTATAGCAGCAGGAGCATTTCATTTAGCAAAACCTTCAGATTTAATTCCAGAATTACAAGGAAGATTTCCAATAAGAGTAGAGCTCAAAGCACTTACAAAAGATGATTTTGTCAAAATTTTAACAGAACCAAAAAATGCATTGATAAAACAGTATATAGCTTTAATGTCTACAGAAGGTGTTGAACTTGAATTTACAGAAGATGCAATTCAAGAAATAGCACAAATAGCAGAAGAAGTAAACGAAAGAACAGAAAACATTGGAGCAAGAAGACTTCATACAATATTAGAAAGAATAATGGAAGATTACTCATTTAATGCACCAGATTTAAAAGGACAGAAAATTGTGATAGATAGTAAATTAGTTAGAGAAAAACTTGGTAATGTGATTACAAATGAAGATTTAACAAGATATATATTATAA
- a CDS encoding Lrp/AsnC ligand binding domain-containing protein: MKEMEMPIAFEELLKDIEIKNAASAYVLIEANPPEIPNILKALSTIENVKSADVVTGIYDIIVYVVGEDQNEIGRIVIKDINPIPGVKKATTCMVVKL; encoded by the coding sequence ATGAAAGAAATGGAAATGCCAATAGCTTTTGAAGAGCTTTTAAAAGATATAGAAATAAAAAATGCAGCATCTGCCTATGTTTTAATTGAAGCAAATCCACCAGAAATACCAAATATTTTAAAAGCATTGTCAACAATAGAAAATGTAAAATCCGCAGATGTAGTAACCGGCATATACGACATAATCGTTTATGTTGTAGGTGAAGACCAAAACGAAATAGGAAGAATTGTTATAAAGGATATCAACCCAATTCCAGGTGTTAAAAAAGCTACAACTTGTATGGTAGTTAAGTTATAG
- the purT gene encoding formate-dependent phosphoribosylglycinamide formyltransferase: MIIGTPLSSNATKILLLGSGELGKEFVIEAMRLGIEVIAVDSYQNAPAQQIAHRYYVIDMKNGDLIKDIAYREKPDFIVPEIEAIDTDALIELEKKGFSIVPCANAVKHTMNRISIRRLAAEKVGLKTSKYAFASDIETYRQKVKEIGLPCVVKPIMSSSGKGQSIVRSLDEIDRAWYYAQENARGKSGEVIIEEFINFDYEITLLTVRTKNQGTLFCEPIGHMQVDGDYWESWQPHPMSQTALNKAKEIAKKITDELGGYGIFGCEMFVKEDEVWFNEISPRPHDTGMVTMITQNMSEFEIHLRAILGLPIDIKLLSPGASYCFHASDYGVAPKYKGLEEALSIPGTKVRIFGKPTTRPKRRMGVALAVGENIEDARKKAKLAAESMKVIL, translated from the coding sequence ATGATTATAGGTACTCCTTTATCTTCAAATGCTACAAAAATTTTACTTCTTGGAAGCGGTGAGCTTGGAAAAGAGTTTGTCATTGAAGCTATGAGACTCGGTATAGAAGTTATAGCTGTAGATAGTTATCAAAACGCACCAGCTCAACAAATAGCCCATAGATACTATGTTATTGATATGAAAAATGGTGATTTAATAAAAGATATAGCATACAGAGAAAAACCAGATTTTATCGTTCCAGAGATTGAAGCAATAGACACAGATGCCTTGATAGAGTTAGAGAAAAAAGGATTTAGTATAGTTCCTTGTGCTAATGCAGTAAAACATACAATGAACAGAATAAGCATAAGAAGACTTGCTGCTGAAAAAGTGGGCTTAAAAACTTCTAAATATGCTTTTGCATCAGATATAGAAACATACAGACAAAAAGTAAAAGAGATTGGACTACCGTGTGTAGTTAAACCCATTATGAGTTCATCAGGGAAGGGGCAATCAATTGTTAGAAGCTTGGATGAGATTGACAGAGCATGGTATTATGCACAAGAAAATGCAAGAGGAAAAAGTGGCGAAGTAATCATTGAAGAATTTATCAATTTTGATTATGAAATAACTCTTTTAACTGTCAGAACAAAAAATCAAGGAACATTATTTTGCGAGCCGATAGGACACATGCAAGTTGATGGAGATTACTGGGAAAGTTGGCAACCACATCCAATGAGTCAAACAGCTTTAAACAAAGCAAAAGAGATTGCTAAAAAAATAACAGATGAGCTTGGTGGTTATGGAATTTTTGGATGTGAGATGTTTGTAAAAGAAGATGAGGTTTGGTTTAACGAAATATCACCAAGACCACATGATACTGGAATGGTGACCATGATAACTCAAAATATGTCAGAGTTTGAGATTCATTTAAGAGCTATACTTGGACTGCCGATAGATATAAAACTCCTATCCCCAGGAGCTTCTTACTGTTTCCATGCATCTGATTATGGCGTAGCTCCAAAGTATAAAGGACTTGAAGAGGCTTTAAGCATTCCAGGAACTAAAGTTAGAATTTTTGGAAAGCCTACCACAAGACCAAAAAGAAGAATGGGCGTTGCTTTAGCAGTAGGAGAAAATATAGAAGATGCAAGGAAAAAAGCAAAACTTGCAGCTGAAAGTATGAAAGTAATTTTATAG
- the dapB gene encoding 4-hydroxy-tetrahydrodipicolinate reductase codes for MVNIAISGIMGRMGRKIAELASEDKDVNIVAGIENPDCAHLHSTVGEIINKDVKAPVVSDVSQVIDAFDVLIDFANNTEAVLGHLRILAADKNKKYAVIGTTGFNEKELEEIKQLSQDMPIVLAPNMSIGVNLLFKLVEQAAKTLRDKGFDIEVIEMHHRYKKDAPSGTAVKIVDILKKATGIEKVVYGRQGLTGERSNKEIGVFALRGGDVVGEHTVIFATMGERIELTHRATSRDIFAKGALEAAKWIVGKPNGLYDMQDVLGLNE; via the coding sequence ATGGTTAATATAGCAATCTCTGGTATTATGGGAAGGATGGGAAGAAAGATTGCAGAATTGGCTTCAGAGGATAAAGATGTAAATATCGTTGCAGGTATAGAGAATCCCGATTGTGCCCACTTGCATTCAACAGTCGGCGAAATAATCAACAAGGATGTAAAAGCTCCTGTTGTTTCTGATGTTTCTCAAGTAATTGATGCTTTTGATGTTTTGATTGATTTTGCAAACAATACTGAGGCTGTTTTAGGGCATTTAAGAATTTTAGCAGCAGATAAGAACAAAAAATATGCAGTAATAGGAACAACAGGATTTAATGAAAAAGAATTGGAAGAAATAAAACAGCTTTCTCAAGATATGCCAATTGTTTTAGCTCCCAATATGAGCATAGGTGTGAATTTATTATTTAAACTTGTAGAACAAGCAGCTAAAACATTAAGAGATAAAGGTTTTGATATTGAAGTTATAGAGATGCATCATAGATATAAAAAAGATGCCCCATCTGGCACAGCGGTTAAGATTGTGGATATTTTAAAGAAAGCAACAGGAATAGAAAAAGTAGTTTATGGTAGGCAAGGTTTGACAGGTGAAAGAAGTAATAAAGAGATTGGAGTGTTTGCTCTTAGAGGTGGTGATGTTGTAGGCGAACATACAGTTATCTTTGCTACAATGGGTGAGAGAATAGAATTAACTCATAGAGCTACTTCAAGAGACATATTTGCTAAAGGTGCATTAGAAGCTGCGAAATGGATTGTAGGCAAGCCAAATGGTCTTTATGATATGCAAGATGTTTTAGGATTAAATGAGTAA
- the cysS gene encoding cysteine--tRNA ligase: MSLKIYNTLTGKKEDFAPIKPGEVKIYTCGVTVYDYNHVGHGRSLIVFDMIRRYLRYLGYNVIFVRNFTDVDDKIINRAKNECLPFSVISDKFIKEYFDDAEKFRIEPADIEPRVTTHIPDIINFIQKLVDAGYAYEADGDVYFSVRKFKEYGKLSKRSIDELLAGARIEPGEKKKDPLDFALWKSAKAGEPYWESPWGKGRPGWHTECCAMIFKHLGETIDIHGGGLDLTFPHHENEIAQAEALTGKPFARYWIHNGLVTVNGQKMSKSLGNYIKLKEIYSKYEPDILRLLVLSVHYRSPLDFSWDKMEETKKAYERLKNAIEEAEVLNKLPIDENFEGDLYNAIQKAQSGFYSAMSDDFNTPEALASLFGLVREMNILRDKAIKHGGISKKAIESYKEAAKTLHDIGRDIFGLFDSLQPCIKQEEVKVKEKEESINEDLIQVLIEAREKARKEKQFTIADLIRDKLAEKGIILEDAPFGTKWKKA, from the coding sequence ATGAGTCTAAAGATATACAACACATTAACCGGAAAAAAGGAAGATTTTGCACCTATAAAACCTGGGGAAGTTAAAATTTACACCTGTGGTGTGACTGTTTATGATTATAACCATGTAGGTCATGGTAGAAGTTTAATCGTTTTTGATATGATTAGAAGATATTTAAGATATCTTGGATATAATGTAATTTTTGTAAGAAACTTTACCGATGTTGATGACAAAATCATCAACAGAGCAAAAAATGAGTGTTTACCCTTTAGTGTTATTTCAGATAAATTTATAAAAGAATACTTTGATGATGCAGAAAAATTTAGGATAGAACCAGCTGACATAGAGCCAAGAGTTACAACGCATATTCCTGATATTATAAATTTCATTCAAAAGCTTGTTGATGCTGGTTATGCATATGAAGCTGATGGAGATGTTTATTTTTCTGTAAGAAAGTTTAAAGAGTATGGAAAGCTTTCTAAAAGAAGTATAGATGAGCTTTTGGCTGGTGCAAGAATTGAGCCGGGAGAAAAAAAGAAAGACCCGCTTGATTTTGCATTATGGAAGTCAGCAAAAGCAGGAGAGCCTTACTGGGAATCTCCATGGGGTAAAGGAAGACCTGGTTGGCATACAGAATGCTGTGCAATGATATTTAAACATCTTGGAGAAACAATTGATATACACGGCGGTGGTTTAGATTTAACTTTTCCACACCATGAAAACGAGATAGCACAAGCAGAAGCTTTAACAGGAAAACCATTTGCAAGATACTGGATTCATAACGGCTTAGTCACTGTAAACGGACAAAAAATGTCAAAATCTCTCGGAAATTATATAAAACTTAAAGAGATTTATTCCAAATACGAGCCAGACATTTTAAGACTATTAGTTTTATCTGTTCATTATAGAAGTCCATTAGATTTTTCTTGGGATAAAATGGAAGAGACTAAAAAAGCTTATGAAAGGCTTAAAAATGCAATTGAGGAAGCAGAAGTTTTAAATAAACTTCCAATAGATGAAAACTTTGAAGGAGATTTATATAATGCCATCCAAAAAGCACAATCTGGTTTTTACTCAGCGATGAGTGATGACTTTAACACACCAGAAGCCCTTGCATCTTTATTTGGTCTTGTAAGAGAGATGAATATTTTAAGAGATAAAGCTATTAAACATGGTGGAATCTCTAAGAAAGCAATAGAATCTTACAAAGAAGCAGCGAAAACGCTTCACGATATAGGAAGAGATATATTCGGACTGTTTGACAGCCTACAACCATGCATAAAACAAGAAGAAGTTAAAGTTAAAGAAAAAGAAGAAAGTATAAACGAAGATTTAATTCAAGTACTGATAGAAGCAAGAGAAAAAGCAAGGAAGGAAAAACAGTTTACGATTGCAGACTTAATAAGAGATAAGCTAGCTGAAAAAGGAATAATCTTAGAAGATGCACCATTTGGAACAAAATGGAAAAAAGCGTAG
- the acs gene encoding acetate--CoA ligase produces the protein MENLETVHLQVKDIYYPPEEIKKECIVQNYEEMYKKSIENPDEFWSEVANELFWYQKWDKVLEWNFPYAKWFVGGKTNITYNCLDRHVLNGKRNKVAYIYVDEDENEKKITYGELLELVNRLANGLKSLGVGKGDRVSIYMPNTIEAIASMLACARIGAIHSVVFAGFSEGALKLRINDAKAKVVITATYTKRRGKKIPLLPTVKDAIKELDFVKKVIVWDRDNELSEEEYGSHYINFQKLIKSSSPVCDPEVMDAEDPLFILYTSGTTGKPKGVLHTTGGYMVNTYLTTKTVFNIKEDTIYWCTADIGWITGHSYIVYGPLANGTTSVIMEGVPVYPHPGIWWEYVEKYRVNVFYTAPTAIRMLMRFGDEIPAKYDLSSLKILGSVGEPINPEAWIWYYKNIGKEKAAVVDTWWQTETGAHMITTLPCYPAKPGKAGKPLFGVVPAVVDKEGNELPPNTVGHLVIKKPWPSMLRTCWGEPERYEKYWKEIPGGVYSAGDLASVDEDGYIMILGRADDVLSVAGHRIGNAEVESAIVEHPAVAEAAVIGKPNEIKGESIKAFVILKEGYSPSQELIIEIKETVKDVLGAIAVPDEVEFVDKLPKTRSGKIMRRVLRARELGQELGDISTLED, from the coding sequence ATGGAAAATTTAGAAACAGTTCATTTACAAGTAAAGGATATTTATTATCCACCGGAGGAGATTAAAAAAGAGTGTATAGTTCAAAACTACGAAGAGATGTATAAAAAATCTATTGAAAATCCTGATGAATTTTGGTCTGAAGTTGCAAATGAACTATTTTGGTATCAAAAGTGGGATAAGGTTTTAGAGTGGAATTTTCCTTATGCTAAATGGTTTGTTGGCGGGAAAACAAACATCACATACAACTGTCTTGATAGACATGTTTTAAACGGAAAAAGAAATAAAGTAGCTTATATTTACGTTGATGAAGACGAAAACGAAAAAAAAATAACCTATGGCGAGCTTTTGGAGCTTGTTAATAGACTTGCAAATGGCTTGAAATCCCTTGGTGTTGGCAAAGGGGATAGAGTTTCTATTTATATGCCAAATACTATTGAAGCAATAGCAAGTATGCTTGCTTGTGCAAGGATTGGAGCTATACATAGTGTAGTTTTTGCAGGATTTAGCGAAGGGGCATTGAAATTAAGAATCAATGATGCAAAAGCAAAAGTAGTAATAACAGCAACCTACACAAAAAGAAGGGGTAAAAAAATACCATTACTTCCAACTGTAAAAGATGCAATTAAAGAGCTTGATTTTGTTAAAAAAGTTATTGTCTGGGACAGGGATAATGAGCTTTCTGAAGAGGAATACGGTAGCCATTATATAAACTTTCAAAAATTAATCAAGTCAAGCAGCCCTGTTTGTGACCCAGAAGTCATGGATGCGGAAGACCCATTGTTTATTCTTTATACATCAGGAACAACAGGAAAACCAAAGGGTGTTCTTCATACAACTGGCGGTTATATGGTAAACACGTATCTAACAACAAAAACAGTATTTAATATAAAAGAAGATACAATTTATTGGTGTACAGCAGACATTGGATGGATTACAGGCCATAGCTATATTGTCTATGGACCGCTTGCGAACGGTACAACGTCAGTAATAATGGAGGGCGTTCCGGTATATCCACATCCTGGCATTTGGTGGGAGTACGTTGAAAAATACAGAGTAAACGTATTCTATACAGCACCTACAGCCATTAGAATGCTTATGAGATTTGGAGATGAAATTCCGGCAAAATATGATTTATCATCGTTAAAAATACTTGGTTCTGTTGGTGAGCCAATCAATCCAGAAGCTTGGATTTGGTATTATAAAAACATCGGAAAAGAAAAAGCTGCTGTAGTTGACACATGGTGGCAGACAGAAACAGGTGCACACATGATAACAACACTTCCATGTTATCCTGCAAAGCCGGGTAAAGCAGGAAAGCCATTGTTTGGTGTGGTTCCGGCAGTAGTTGATAAAGAAGGTAATGAGCTTCCACCTAACACAGTAGGGCATTTAGTGATAAAGAAACCATGGCCATCTATGCTTAGAACATGTTGGGGAGAGCCGGAAAGATATGAAAAATACTGGAAAGAAATTCCTGGCGGTGTTTATTCAGCAGGAGACCTTGCTTCCGTAGATGAAGATGGATATATTATGATTCTTGGACGTGCTGATGACGTTTTAAGCGTTGCAGGACACAGAATAGGTAATGCAGAGGTTGAATCTGCAATCGTTGAACATCCTGCAGTTGCAGAAGCGGCTGTAATTGGAAAGCCTAACGAAATTAAAGGTGAATCGATTAAGGCATTTGTCATACTAAAGGAAGGATATTCACCATCACAAGAATTAATAATTGAAATCAAAGAAACAGTTAAAGATGTCCTTGGTGCTATAGCTGTTCCGGACGAAGTAGAATTTGTTGATAAACTACCAAAAACAAGAAGTGGTAAAATAATGAGGAGAGTTTTAAGAGCCAGAGAATTAGGTCAAGAGCTTGGAGACATATCAACACTTGAAGATTAG